Within the Pseudarthrobacter sp. W1I19 genome, the region TTGAATAAGCTGTGAGCGAAGCCTAGATTTAGGCCTGAGCTACGAGTGCTCTCGCAGCAGGCGTTCCCCCCGCGTGGATCTCATGCCAGCGCCGCTGTGTTGCAGGGAGGTTTATCAGTGCCGACAAAACCAGCTGGCACCTTGTACCGCGGCCGTGAAGGCATGTGGTCCTGGGTAGGACACCGTATTACCGGTGTAGTGATCTTTTTCTTCTTGTTGGTCCACGTGTTGGACACCTCCTTGGTGCGAGTGTCTCCCGAGGCCTACACCGCGGTGATCGGTACCTACAAGAACCCCCTCATGGCCCTGGGCGAGACCGGCCTTGTTGCGGCCATCGTCTTCCACGCCTTTAACGGCCTTCGCATCATTGCGGTGGACTTCTGGAAGAAGGGTGCCAAGTACCAGCGCCAGATGCTCTGGGCAGTGCTCGGACTCTGGGTGGTCACCATGGTCGCCTTCTCCATCCGCCACCTCTCCCTCGCGCTCGGAGGTCACTAAGCCATGTCAGCAACGATTGAGAGCCCGCGCAGCGGGCGGATCGCACCCCAGTACCGCCGCACGGGCGGAAACCGTGGCAACTTCGAAATGATCGCCTGGCTGTTCATGCGGCTCTCCGGCGTGGTGCTTGTGGTCCTGATCTTCGGCCACCTCTTTGTGAACCTCCTGGTGGGCGAAGGCGTCCACGCGATCGACTTCGGTTTTGTGGCCGGCAAGTGGGCCGATCCTTTCTGGCAGTTCTGGGACCTCGCCATGCTGTGGCTGGCCATGCTGCACGGCACCAACGGCGTGCGCACCATCATCAATGACTACGCCGAGAAGGACTCAACCCGCCGCTGGCTGAAGACGGTCCTCTACTCAGCCACTGTGGTCATCATTGTCCTGGGCACCCTGGTGATCTTCACCTTCAACCCTTGCCCCGTCGTCGACGGCGTGCCCCTGCCTGGCGGCTTCTGCCCTGCCTAGCACCGGCACCATCCCGGGCCCGCGGGTACAACCGCGGGCCTTGTGTTGCGGAGCAGGCAACGCCCGCCCGTTGTTTTATTGCGAATTTTGAGAGAAAGAGCGTCTGGTATGCAGGTCCATAAGTACGACGTCGTCATCGTCGGTGCCGGTGGCGCTGGCATGCGCGCCGCGATCGAATCCGGTCAACGCGCCCGCACAGCAGTACTGACCAAGCTCTACCCCACCCGCTCGCACACAGGTGCGGCGCAGGGTGGCATGTGTGCTGCCCTGGCCAATGTCGAGGAAGACAACTGGGAGTGGCACACGTTCGACACCGTCAAGGGCGGTGACTACCTGGTGGACCAGGATGCCGCGGAGGTCATGGCCAAGGAAGCCATCGACGCCGTGCTCGACCTGGAAAAGATGGGCCTGCCGTTCAACCGCACGCCCGAAGGACGGATTGACCAGCGCCGGTTCGGCGGCCACACCCGCGACCACGGCAAGGCCCCCGTCCGCCGCGCCTGCTACGCCGCAGACCGCACCGGCCACATGATCCTGCAGACGCTGTACCAAAACTGCGTCAAGCACAACGTTGAGTTCTACAACGAGTACTACGTCCTGGACCTGCTCACGGTCGAAGAGGACGCCGTTCGCGAAGACGGCACGCCGTACAAGCAGAAGCGCGTTGCCGGCGTGGTCTCCTACGACCTCGCCTCGGGCGAACTGCACGTCTTCCAGGCCAAGTCCGTAGTGTTTGCCTCCGGCGGTGCCGGCAAGGTCTTCAAGACCACCTCCAACGCCCACACCCTCACCGGTGACGGCATGGGCATCGCCTTCCGCCGCGGTATCCCCCTGGAGGACATGGAGTTCTTCCAGTTCCACCCGACCGGCCTCGCCGGCCTGGGCATCCTCCTCTCCGAGGCCGCCCGCGGCGAAGGTGCCATCCTCCGCAACTCGGAAGGTGAGCGCTTCATGGAGCGCTACGCCCCCACCATCAAGGACCTGGCCCCGCGCGACATTGTGGCCCGTTCCATGGCCAACGAGGTCCGTGAAGGCCGCGGCTGCGGCCCCAACAAGGACTACGTCCTCCTGGACCTCACGCACCTTGAGCCGGCCCACATCGATGCCAAGCTTCCGGACATCACCGAGTTCGCCCGCACCTACCTGGGCGTGGAGCCCTACACGGAGCCCGTTCCCGTGTTCCCCACCGCGCACTACGCCATGGGCGGCATTCCCACGAACATCACCACCGAGGTCCTGCAGGACAACGACACCGTAGTCCCCGGACTCTACGCGGCCGGCGAGGTTGCCTGCGTCTCCGTCCACGGCTCCAACCGCCTGGGCACCAACTCGCTGCTGGACATCAACGTGTTCGGCAAGCGTGCCGGCATTGCCGCCGCCGAATACGCCAAGACGGCCGACTATGTGGAATTGCCGGAGAACCCGCTGGCGTACACCACCGAGCTGCTGGACATCGCCCGTAACGGCACCGGCGACGAAAAGGTGGCCCAGATCCGCAAGGAACTGCAGGACACCATGGACGCCAACATGCAGGTGTTCCGCACCGCGGACACCCTGAACCAGGTCCTGCGCGACATCGCCTCCTTCGAGGAGCGCTACAAACGCATCAACGTCCAGGACAAGGGGAAGCGCTTCAACCTTGACCTGCTCGAGGCCGTTGAACTCGGCTTCCTGCTGGAGCTGGCCAAGGTGATGACCGTGGCAGCCCTGCACCGTGAGGAATCCCGCGGCGGACACTTCCGCGAGGATTTCCCGGAACGCGACGACGAGAAATTCATGAAGCACTCCATGGCGTACAAGGACGACCACGCCCCGGCAGACGGATCGGCAGAAGCAATTGCCGGCATCCGCCTGGCCACCAAGCCGGTTGTCTTTACCCGCTACGAGCCGATGGTGAGGAAGTACTAAGATGACCGCTGAAATCGCTGAGCCAGCCTCAAAGATTGAACTGCCTGCCGGCGTCGGCGGTGGCGGCGAAATCCCCACGTTCGATGTGCACCTGCGCGTCCGCCGGTACAACCCGGAGGTTTCCGGCGAGGCCACCTGGGATGACTACAACCTGACTATGTACGGCACGGACCGTGTCCTGGATGCCCTGCACAAGGTCAAGTGGGAAATCGACGGCAGCCTCTCCTTCCGCCGCTCCTGCGCCCACGGCGTCTGCGGCTCCGATGCGATGCGCATCAACGGCCGCAACCGCCTCGCCTGCAAGACCCTCCTGAAGGACCTGGACACGTCCAAGCCCATCACGGTGGAACCCATCAAGGGCCTGCCGGTGGAGAAGGACCTCATCGTGGACATGGAACCGTTCTTCCAGTCCTACCGCGAAGTGATGCCGTTCCTGATCAACAAGGGCCACGAGCCCACCCGGGAACGCCTGCAGTCCGCCGAGGACCGTGAGCGCTTTGACGACACCACCAAGTGCATCCTGTGCGCTGCCTGCACGTCCTCCTGCCCCGTCTTCTGGACCGACGGCCAGTACTTCGGCCCGGCGGCGATCGTCAACGCCCACCGCTTCATCTTCGACTCCCGTGATGATGCCGGCGACATGCGCCTGGAGATCCTCAACGACAAGGAAGGCGTGTGGCGCTGCCGCACCACCTTCAACTGCTCCGAAGCATGCCCCCGCGGCATCCAGGTGACCCAGGCCATCCAAGAGGTCAAGCAGGCCATCCTCTCCCGCAAGATCTGACACAAGGATTTAGCGAACGACGGCGCCGTCCCCACTTTTGGGGATCGGCGCCGTCGTTGTTTCTCCCCACCCGCCCCCTGACCTCGCAAGCTCGGCCAGGGAACCCGGCGGGCGTGGGCCCACAGCCATTCGTACCAAACGAAAGGGGACAACGTGTCCCGCTCCGAAAAAGTCTCGTTTGCCGGTTCCACCGGCGAAATGCTCTCCGGCATCATTGATATTCCGGAGGGCCCGGTCAAGGGCTGGGGGGTCTTCTCCCACGGGTTCACTCTGGGCAAGGATGCGCCGTCCGCGTCGAGGATGTGCAAGGCCCTGGCGGACAGCGGCGTGGGCATGCTGCGGTTCGACAACCTGGGCCTGGGCGGGTCCGCCGGCGAGTGGTCAGCAGGCTCCTTCAGCCACAAAGTGGCGGATACCGTAAAGGCTGCCGAGTTCATGCGCAGCGAAGGGAAAGTGATTTCCCTCCTGGTAGGCCACTCGTTCGGGGGCGCGGCCGTGCTCGCTGCAGCGCGCGAGATTCCCGAGCTCGACGCCGTCGCTACCGTTGGCGCGCCGTTCTCACCCAAGCACGTGGCCCACGTGTTCGACGCCGCCCTGGACAAGATCCTCAGTGAAGGCAGCGCCGAGGTGGACCTCGGCGGGAAGCGGGTGGAGATCCGCAAGCATTTTGTGGAGGACCTGGAAAACGCGGACCTGACGGACTGCATCAAGCAGCTGCACAAGCCGCTGATGGTGCTCCACTCCCCCACGGACAACACTGTGGGGATCGAAAACGCCAGCACCATTTTCCAGACCGCCCGGCATCCACGGAACTTCGTATCCCTCGAAGGCAGCGACCACCTGCTCACCGGGAAGGGCCAGGCGGCACGGGCGGCAAGGATCATCGCTGCCTGGGCCGATCAATACCTCGACGCCGCCCAGTAGCCTGCCCGCGGGGACAGGCCGCTGGGCAACCTGTGCGCCTATTTGCCGATGGCGGCCTTACTTTCGCTGATCCATTGTTCCGCCGCCTTTTCCGGCGTCAGCCGCTTGAACAGGACTTCAGTGTTGATGCGGGCCGTGATCTCGGAGACAGCAGTGGATCCCGTGGGTCCGATGAAGGTTGGGGCGAAGTCCATCTTCCCGATCGCATCAATGTAGTCCGCCTCCACCTTGCCCTGCGGCGTCAGCAGGTCCTTGATGGCCGTGCGCATTTCAGGGTTGCTGGGGACTCCGCGGTCGCTCTGGATGATTTTGGCGGCTGACTCGTTGTTCACCAGGAAGCTGACCAGTTTCGCGGCAGCGTCCGTATGCTTGCTCCGCGCGGAGATGGTGTAGAACTGCGACGACTGCAGCCAGATCCCCGGGGTGGGGTTTTCGCCGGGAAGCTTGAGCAGCTTCAAATCCGCGCCCGATGCCTTGCTCAGCGCAGTGAGCGAGTTGCT harbors:
- the sdhC gene encoding succinate dehydrogenase, cytochrome b556 subunit; amino-acid sequence: MPTKPAGTLYRGREGMWSWVGHRITGVVIFFFLLVHVLDTSLVRVSPEAYTAVIGTYKNPLMALGETGLVAAIVFHAFNGLRIIAVDFWKKGAKYQRQMLWAVLGLWVVTMVAFSIRHLSLALGGH
- a CDS encoding succinate dehydrogenase hydrophobic membrane anchor subunit, coding for MSATIESPRSGRIAPQYRRTGGNRGNFEMIAWLFMRLSGVVLVVLIFGHLFVNLLVGEGVHAIDFGFVAGKWADPFWQFWDLAMLWLAMLHGTNGVRTIINDYAEKDSTRRWLKTVLYSATVVIIVLGTLVIFTFNPCPVVDGVPLPGGFCPA
- the sdhA gene encoding succinate dehydrogenase flavoprotein subunit, giving the protein MQVHKYDVVIVGAGGAGMRAAIESGQRARTAVLTKLYPTRSHTGAAQGGMCAALANVEEDNWEWHTFDTVKGGDYLVDQDAAEVMAKEAIDAVLDLEKMGLPFNRTPEGRIDQRRFGGHTRDHGKAPVRRACYAADRTGHMILQTLYQNCVKHNVEFYNEYYVLDLLTVEEDAVREDGTPYKQKRVAGVVSYDLASGELHVFQAKSVVFASGGAGKVFKTTSNAHTLTGDGMGIAFRRGIPLEDMEFFQFHPTGLAGLGILLSEAARGEGAILRNSEGERFMERYAPTIKDLAPRDIVARSMANEVREGRGCGPNKDYVLLDLTHLEPAHIDAKLPDITEFARTYLGVEPYTEPVPVFPTAHYAMGGIPTNITTEVLQDNDTVVPGLYAAGEVACVSVHGSNRLGTNSLLDINVFGKRAGIAAAEYAKTADYVELPENPLAYTTELLDIARNGTGDEKVAQIRKELQDTMDANMQVFRTADTLNQVLRDIASFEERYKRINVQDKGKRFNLDLLEAVELGFLLELAKVMTVAALHREESRGGHFREDFPERDDEKFMKHSMAYKDDHAPADGSAEAIAGIRLATKPVVFTRYEPMVRKY
- a CDS encoding succinate dehydrogenase iron-sulfur subunit, which gives rise to MTAEIAEPASKIELPAGVGGGGEIPTFDVHLRVRRYNPEVSGEATWDDYNLTMYGTDRVLDALHKVKWEIDGSLSFRRSCAHGVCGSDAMRINGRNRLACKTLLKDLDTSKPITVEPIKGLPVEKDLIVDMEPFFQSYREVMPFLINKGHEPTRERLQSAEDRERFDDTTKCILCAACTSSCPVFWTDGQYFGPAAIVNAHRFIFDSRDDAGDMRLEILNDKEGVWRCRTTFNCSEACPRGIQVTQAIQEVKQAILSRKI
- a CDS encoding S9 family peptidase — protein: MSRSEKVSFAGSTGEMLSGIIDIPEGPVKGWGVFSHGFTLGKDAPSASRMCKALADSGVGMLRFDNLGLGGSAGEWSAGSFSHKVADTVKAAEFMRSEGKVISLLVGHSFGGAAVLAAAREIPELDAVATVGAPFSPKHVAHVFDAALDKILSEGSAEVDLGGKRVEIRKHFVEDLENADLTDCIKQLHKPLMVLHSPTDNTVGIENASTIFQTARHPRNFVSLEGSDHLLTGKGQAARAARIIAAWADQYLDAAQ